The DNA region TCTCCTGACATCGTATGGTCCATGGTAGACGCATTCAAACAACTACAGTATTTCATTCATCATTCTAAATGTGATGGGTTTAATGGAGCTGCTTCTACTGTATATTGtggaaaggaacacacacacatgatctcCATAAAGTGTGGGTTACTTACAGTaaagccttttggtcctactACACCCATGGTTCCAGCTGGACCTCTGGtaccatctgaccctgctggccctggacccccatcctctcctcctcctccctgagagagaggggaaggggggagagagaaagagagagagagagacagaaacagaggtaGGTTGATGTTTGGCCTGTTTATAGATAAAAACATGTATTATACACTCCCCTGCATAtttaatatgtttctgaacacttctacattaatgtggatgctgccatgattacggataatcatgaatgaatcatgaataatgatgagtgagaaatctacagacacacaaatatcctacccccccaaaatgctaagctattgtaatgatgagaggttaggatGTTTTGGGGCCTGATCTGTGTGCATCTGAAACCTTCTTACtcatcattcaggattatccgtaaccatggcagcatccacattaatgtagaagtgttcagaaacattctCTTCTTATTTAtagtaaaagtgactccaaaattacacaatacattattcaccattcatttctattgggcacaatgtaatctgaaacacaaccaaaacaaactgcaaatgcatccaacaagacTGTagagtcattgcgtgctaggaatatgtgaccaaatactaaacttttgacctaattttaatacactataagtgaatttgtccaaatacttatgacccCTTCAAATGGGgtactagatacataaagtgcattTATTTCAAAACGGTAAAACAGATACTGGTATGTATGAAATcacctcatataaaacatttaaactcaaattgactcccgagtggtgcagcggtctaaggcagtgcatctcagtgctagaggcgtcactacagaccctggttcgattctgggctgtatcacaactggccgtgatcgggagttccatagggcggtgcacaattgtccgggttaggggagggtttggccggtgtaggccgtcattgtaaataagaatttgttcttaactgacttgcctagttaaataaatataaaaaaatccaAAATTCTGTAGTACAGAGCCAAATTAAATGTTTTAACATCACTGTCCAAATGAATAGTGAAGTGAAGAGTCAAGCAGTGAAGTGAAGagtcaagcatttcgctacactcgcattaacatctgctaaccatgtgtatgtgacaaataaatttgatttgaataggcAGGGGAgtaaatataaactcagcaaaataagaaacatccctttttcaggactttTCAAAGATAAtacgtaaaaatccaaataacttcacagatcttcattgtaaaggtttaaacactttttcccatgcttgttcaatgaaccacaaacaattaatgaacatgtacctgtgaaacggtcgttaagacactaacagcttacagacggtaggcaattaaggtcacagttatgaaaacttaggacaataaagaggcctttctactgtctctgaaaaacaccaaaagaaagatgcccagggtccctgctcatctgcgtgaacgtgccttaggcatgctgcaaggaggaatgaggactgatgtggccagggcaataaattgcaatgtccgtactgtgagacgcctaagacagtgctacagggagacaggacggacagctgattgtccttgcagtggcagaccacgtgtaacaacacctgcacaggatcggtacatccaaacatcacacctgcgggacaggtacaggatggcaacaacaactgcccgagttacaccaggaacgcacaatccctccatcagtgctcagactgtccgcaataggccgagagaggctggactgagggcgtgtaggcctgttgtaaggcaggtcctcaccagacatcaccggcaacaacgtcgcctatgggcacaagcccaccgtcgctggacctgacgggactggcaaaaagtgctcttcactgatgagtcgcggttttgtctcaccaggggtgatggtcggattcgcttttattgtcgaaggaatgagcgttacaccgaggcctgtactctggagcaggatcgatttggaggtggagggtccgtcatggtctggggcgacgtgtcacagcatcatcggactgagcttgtcattgcaggcaatctcaacgctgtgcgttacagggaagacatcctcctccctcatgtggtacccttcctgcaggctcatcctgacatgtccctccagcatgacaatgccaccagccatacttctcattctgtgcgtgatttcctgcaagacaggaatgtcagtgttctgccatggccagcgaagagcccggatctcaatcctattgagcacgtctgggacctgttggatcggagggtgagggcagggccattccccccagaaatgtccgggaacttgcaggtgccttggtggaagagtggggtaacatctcacagcaagaactggcaaatctggtgcagtccatgaggaggagttgcgttgcagtacttaatgcagctggtggccacaccagatactgactgttatttttgattttgacccacccctttgttcagggacacattattcaatttctgttcgtcacatgtctgtggaacttgttcagtttatgtatcagttgttgaatcttgttatgttcatacaaatatttagacGTGTtaataagtttgctgaaaataaatgcaattTACAAtgaggggacgtttctttttttgctgagtttatatatatataaataaatgggtAGGGGAGTATATATATTTCCTGACTCATATCCACACACCATTGGTCCTTGGTGTCCCTCAGGACCCTGGGAGCCGAGAAGACCCGACAGACCCTGAGGAAAGAAAAGGGAggattttaataaaatgttgactCTTTTTTAGGTGGTTCTGTTCATGTACTTCTCATGTCTGTTTCATCTAGGATCAACATAAGCGTGATGATCACCACAAAGGAATTTTCTTCTGTGATAGAGAATGCTGACGAGAGGTAGAGGTGTGTTATCTCACCCGTGCCCCTGGAAGACCTGGCTCTCCAGTGCGTCCTGGGTCACCATCAGCACCTTTGGCACCAGATGACCCACCCAGTCCTCGCTCACCTTGGGCACCCTGATCACAGAATGGAGTGTGGCGTTTGAATGGCATAATATTATTATTCAATGACTTAACCCGGCTGACTTATTCTATAGATTGAAAGAGAAATCAACTTACCTTTTGACCAGGTAGCCCATCCTGACCAGGAAAACCTCTACTGCCAGGAGCACCCTGGAAATTACACATTGGTTTTAACAGAATTTGCTAAATGGTTTTGATTTTAATCAAATAATTTTACTGTTTGCTGTTATTGAATGTActgaggaaagacagagagagaaagagagaaagagagagagagagagagagagagagagagagagagagagagagaaagaaagagagaatgagagacaagagacagagacagacaaagttCTTGTAGTGAGTGAAAGAGCTGATTTACTCTCTCTCCATTGGGTCCAGCGGCGCCTGAAGTCCCGGCGTCACCCcgttctcccctcttcccctcctctcccatggGACCCAGTGCTCCATGATCACCAGGTGCACCCTGCAATGACGTCATAATCAAACAAGATGGCTGCCACATCATAcattagtgtttgttatattttaCTCTATGGCCTTTAAAGAACACCATAAAATGAATTGAATATATTGTAGTTGCACTCAACTTTGGGTGTGGATAAACGTACTTGTCCCTAGGAGCATCAAACTGCTCAACATGCACTAAGCACTTTAAAGCTGGTCTAGACTGATGGAATAGCCAAGTGGAAAATGTTGCTACCCTTGATGTTGTCTTTAACTCATTGCTCGATAATGCAAGAGACATTTCTGTCAAAGGCCCAATAAATGAACAAGCTGAACTTTGGAGGAAGGCTCAGATAGATATGTACCCCATTCAGAAAGAAACCAGCGCCAGCATGACCTGCCTTTCAACATAACCTGCCTTACAACATAACCTGCCTTTCAACGTCACCTGCCTTTCAACATCACCTGCCTTTCTACGTCACATGCATGTGTTGAAAGGCAGGTTGTTGCTATTGTACATTATTAAACCATGGAATTAGAGATACATTCATTATGACGGATTGTATATCTTACAGATTCTCCTTTGAATCCAGCCTCTCCTTTGAATCCGGGAACGCCTAAATCACCCTTGTGAGAAGAGAAGAATATGATGGATAGATGTTTCACATGACATTGTTTTTCAAGTCTACTGACAATGTACGATCTCAAGGTTTGAGAGCTAGCTTTTCCTGACGGCGTTATGAACATGTAGCCATATGATAGCATTTTAACTGGAGCATGGAAACCAGCAGTAGTTCCTATGACCTTTGTAACAGCTAGGGACCTGACAACCATTCTTGAGCCAAACAATGAAATGAGTGGTCAAAATTAAACAACAAATCTCTTACCAGTTGGCCCTTAGGCCCGGGCAGTCCAGTGGTTCCCTGTGGTCCGGGGGGCCCCGCGGGGCCAAGCAGTCCAGTCAGACCCTGGATACCTGGAGCTCCCTGGCGTAGAAATCACATCATTATGCAAAAAATAGGTATCTAACCTGTGTTCACCCATTGACATCAATGAATGACTTGTCTTACAGGACAGGCTGCCTTTTTGTCTCTTTGACTCTGTACCAGGGCCCATTCTAACAGGACAagctgtagtctactgtctctgtgactcTGTACCAGGGCCCATTCTGACAGGACaaactgtagtctactgtctctgtgactcTGTGCCAGGGCCCATTCTGACAGGACaaactgtagtctactgtctctgtgactcTGTACCAGGGCCCATTCTGACAGGACAAACTGTAGTCAACTGTCTCTGTGACTCTGTACCAGGGCCCATTCTAACAGGACAagctgtagtctactgtctctgtgactgtaccagggcccattctaacaggacaggctgtagtctactgtctctgtgactctgtaccagggcccattctaacaggacaggctgtagtctactgtctctgtgactcTGTACCAGGGCCCATTCTAACAGGACAGGCTGTAGTCTACTGTCCAGACAGCATGGCATGTCGGGGCCAACACCCTGTTACATACATTCAAGGATTttacataatacataataatgAATAATACATCAGATATTAATATTTGGATGATTGGAAGGTGAGAGATATATTAGATTGAAGGAAGTAGCTGAAAAAGGAGATGAACAAGGAGAGATGAAAGTAGGTGAAGTTATACATACGGATGGTCCTTTGGCTCCGGCAGCACCCTCTGTTCCTGTTGGACCCTACAGAAATCAACATGTTTTTTATGTCATTTTTTAAAACTTAATTTAACCCGACAAGTCAGTTAAGCATAAAATGTACTTTCAATGGACGTTTCAATCAGAAACCAGATTCAGGAACATTTTCAGTGAATCAGTCTACACCCTGAAGTGGTGAGTTGTTGATAGTACAGTTACCGTAGGTGTAGAGATTATTAGCATCATGAAATAGCCAAACACCTGAATTCCCGTAGCTCCAGCCAATCCCACGCGTCCGGCCTCGCCTCTTGGTCCTTGCTGGCCCCCTGTTCCTCGTGCTCCTTGGGGCCCTGGTTGCCCCTGGAGACAACAGTGTCACAGTCAGAGTGTGTTTACATGCACTCTAATCAACCGTTGTTGAACAGATGCATAGCTCATAATGAACAAACACCCTCATAAAAACACCCTCATATAAACATCTTTATCGGAATAGAGTAGTCCGAATGGGCCTGTTTAGAATGAAATGTAATTCTGAGGGGGAAGGACTGGGTTATACGTTTGAGTCACCAATATGTAGTACATGGCTGGTGTGAAGAAGAGGACTATTAAAGAATGAACAGTACTCACCTTTATACCTGGACTACCTGGGAATCCTAGAGCTCCAGTGATCCCCATAGGACCCTAGAATCACATCACATCCAAGATGGTTGGTTGGTACAGTAGGCTGCATGTCATCCACACCTGGGGCTGTATCCaaaatggccccttattcccttcacactatagacactatataggaaatagggagccattttggaCACACTTCTGGTGTTGGTTAGTACTGAAAACATCACTTTTTCCCAGTTAACATCACTGCTGATTTGTAAATGTATAACACTTTTATACTGGCTTTCAGGAAAATAGTGTATTTTGAGTAGATACAGTGTTGCTTTTCATTTGTTATATTGAATTTGTAATACTGATTTGTGTATTATAATAATTTGATATGAAGGGTGATGTTTTGTTGGATGTTAGAGGTCGTACCTGTGGTCCTGCTTTCCCAATATGTCCAGATTCACCACGTTTCCCCTGTATGGAGAGAGATGCACAACTGAAAGAAGATTTGACAAATTCACCTCTATCATCTCATCATCAATGCACATCACCATAGGAGGACAGTGGCAgcataggctgtcattgtaagccaggatgtcattgtaaataagaatttgttcttaattgactcgcCTGGATAaatcaaaaataaaaacaaaggtTACAACATGTGTCACTGATAAgccaaaacaaaacattttgaaCCTACATATAAACCAATGATGCCTCATGCCACATGTTGAATAAGAACTGACCTCAGATCAATTTAATTCAGGTGGGCAATCAATGGATTGAGGAGACGGAGCTGTGTAATGTagagttatagtagtagtagtcatatctCTCTTACCACAGGTCCAGTTGTgccactccttcctctctccccttgcATTCCTGCTGGACCCTACAATATATAGTATCGTGTTTCACATAATATTACACTCCTCACTAATAGATTGGACACATAACAGGGTATTTACAGCTATTAGTGTGTGTGAGTAACAGGTGTTACAATCATATAATCATTTAACTAATTGATTATGACCTACCGCAGGACCAGGGGGCCCCATTCCACCAGGAGTACCTGATGGGCCCTgtaaaataacacacacacacacacacacacacacacacacacacacacacacacacacacacacacacacacacacacacacacacacacacacacacacacacacacacacacacacacacacacacacacacacacacacacagagagagagagagagagagtcacgaTATGTGCAGCAATTTCAAACAGAAACAGATCATTTTTAGATACTAACCTTGCGAAGCAGCACAAATATACAGAtatgcatgatgatgagtttacCTTTGACCCAGCAGCACCAGATTGACCTCTCGCTCCTAGAAGACCTGCATGACCCTGTTGATGAGACATTAGCTCATCAGTTCTGATCAGGTCTGTTCTAGGCTCTAACGAATCTCACAGAAGTTCATAACAGCACAGTGCCAAGTTAACTATTTAAAGAACTGTACATGCAGCCATGCTTCAAACTACAGTACAGAGATATGAGCATTGTGATCATCCATGTGCTGCTGCTGACCTTAAGGCCTTTCAGTCCAGGGAGACCTGGCAGTCCTGGGAAACCTCTGGCACCCTGGAAATCACCACATTTAATCACTGTTTGACTTTCACATGTATAAGTACATACAGTGGCCCCATTAAAACAACAGTCTATTCTAGTTGTGGACTATTGTTCATTGGTTTTACTTACAAAATGAAGACTATTCAAGTTTAGGTTGAAGGCAATGGTACCTGCTTTCTTAACTAAGTACAGTTGGATGGGAAAATAAAGCACATCCATCCACAGTCTTACAACTCACTCTAATCATATGGAAATTGTTGTAAGTGGCATAATCAAAATCTTAAAATGTCTATCATAAAAGAAGTCTGTAATTAATTGTGTTTTTGCGAATGCCTTTGCATTCAACTGTCATTTGATTTGCAGTGACAGAGGAAGACATTCAATACAGATAATTGGTTGTTTGAAAGCTGACAGATAGTTGGTATCAGTTGAAAGACAGTTTGTTACTTACGGCAGATCCAGCGGCTCCTGTATCTCCATCTATTCCGGTTGGGCCAGATTCTCCCTGTGAAGGGAAAACATCATATTCACATAACATTCTCAGCTGCTAGAAGACATTACAGTACAGGTAGGTAACAAATAGTGGTAATTTTCACTCTCTCAGATGTAGACAAACAGCATTTCCCTTACAACAAAAGATTGcggttttgaaactgcagtaaaagtgacTTAATTGCAGtcaactgtggtattttggatgcagtgattgcagttatactgcactgtcACTGCAATTACACTACAAAATTACTGTAGTAAAAAAGACTGATTTATTTTGGACGCCGTATTTGCAGCCTACTACCGTTATATTGCAGTCTaactacagttatattacagtgtACTgctgttatactgcactctgactgcaatatCTTTTCATAAGGGTTCAACAGATGAACAGCACTTCAGAAAGGTAAACAAACAGCACTCcaacataatgtcaaagtgattCTGGATGGGTGTGTAAAGCCTAGATGTTCAATGCAGTAAAGGTTGATGTAGAACAAAGATTATAAATAACATCTAAATCTCCATGTTGGGTTCGCTTAAGTGACATGCCCaagaagctggtgtttggaggtgTCGccacttccgccgaagttggtgcctctccttgttcgggcggcgttcggcggtcgtcttcaccggctttctagctgccaccgatccatgtttctgttttccatttgttatgtcttgagtgtacacacctggttcccatgaagttattattatttccctatttaaccctctggttgccATGATGTTTTGTGCGTGATTACTCCTGGTTTGTGTTAGTCGTGTGTGTTAGGGTTGTTATCCCTGCGTGGATTATTTGGGCTGATTTATTTTTCACAGTAAAGTACGTCAtttactcagttctgtgtcctgcTCTTGACTCCGTCCTCACCTCTGCACAACTGACATATGACAGGAGGACATATTGCCACGGTTCGTCTCGGGCCTTCAAACCAAGCCAatgtatcctccaaacaccagcttcaaAGTCATTACCACCGTTGTATAATCCTGAACAATGGTGTGTTAGGCAGTTTAGTGTTGTCTAATAGTCTAGAGGTTTAATTGTCACTTGGCATTATAACATCTCCGATAAGGGTTAAAAAAAAAGAGTTAATGACACAACATGGCATGTTAGTGCAGAGTTAGACACACCAAGGTATTGGTGCTAATGTAGCCTGCACTAACAAGTTTTTCAACCCGCGCCTATTGAAGAAAGTATGCAGAGCTACCTACAATCTACATTAGCATCAAGATATTACACTTCCATAACATTTGTATCTGTTTTGATCAGTGGCATCCATGGTCTTTGGCTGTGTCCTACTTACTTTGGCTTGTCTACTACTTACTAAAACAATGTTCggtgcaatcaatcaatcaatcaatccaatgtatttataaagcccttttacatcagctgatgtcaccaagtgctgtacagaaacccagcctaaaaccccaaacagcaagcaatgcagatgtagaagcacggtggctaggaaaaactctgcaCTAATCTTACTACATACTATGAAGGAACATATGCAGAAAGCAACCAATATCAACATACCAGGCTCATTGATACTCAGAAGACGTCATATCTAATGTGGTTGTTCCTCACCActggccctatgggtcctggtcaaaagtattgcactatatagggaacagggacaTGGACTCTGTTGGAGTGTAGAGTACCTACATCTGGTCCTGGTTTTCCTGGTgggccctcaggtcctctggaACCAAAGCCACCCTGTATGAAAACAACATGTCCAATCACACACAGTCAATACAACATATAGCTCTGGTGTAACACCTCAAGACAGactgtgattggtagatattggtgtaacacatcaatacagtgtgtgattggtagatattggtgtaacacctcaatacagtgtgtgattggtagatattggtgtaacacctcaataca from Salvelinus fontinalis isolate EN_2023a unplaced genomic scaffold, ASM2944872v1 scaffold_1030, whole genome shotgun sequence includes:
- the LOC129848419 gene encoding collagen alpha-1(I) chain-like, translating into GEAGPRGPPGPSGQPGPTGGQGAPGDVGDPGSMGGFGSRGPEGPPGKPGPDGESGPTGIDGDTGAAGSAGARGFPGLPGLPGLKGLKGHAGLLGARGQSGAAGSKGPSGTPGGMGPPGPAGPAGMQGERGRSGTTGPVGKRGESGHIGKAGPQGPMGITGALGFPGSPGIKGQPGPQGARGTGGQQGPRGEAGRVGLAGATGIQVFGYFMMLIISTPTVTVLSTTHHFRV